The Setaria italica strain Yugu1 chromosome IX, Setaria_italica_v2.0, whole genome shotgun sequence genome has a window encoding:
- the LOC101762968 gene encoding putative glucuronosyltransferase PGSIP7 → MAGRPPVSERRLVAVLPLLLLLAVTAAAGERRGLARVEGPPARHRHAYAAMMYMGTPRDYEFYVAVRVMMRSLTRVRADADRVLIASSDVPRDWVRAMTEEDGMRVVIVENLRNPYESNLGGINRRFKLTLNKLYAWTLVDYERVVMIDSDNIFLQNTDELFQCGQFCAVFINPCYFHTGLFVLQPSMDVFKGMLHDLEVGRENSDGADQGFLVGCYPDLLDKPMFHPPENGTKLNGTYRLPLGYQMDASYYYLKLHWHVPCGPNSVITFPSAPWFKPWYWWSWPILPLGLSWHKQRWDDLGYAAEMPVILMEVLMYIVIIAVTRLARPGMTKLCYNRRPEKQNALVQWLIKMAVIVAMVAAYSIPFFVIPRTVHPIMGWSIYLFGALALSVVVINAFLLPPLDVLTTWLAIVGMLFVMAFPWYHDGIVRVLAIFGYAFCSAPFLWASLVRMMDSVQTMLERDPLFPRLGEPAQEIEFSKLY, encoded by the exons ATGGCGGGGCGACCGCCGGTCTCCGAGCGGCGGCTCGTGGCGGTGctgcctctgctgctgcttctcgcggtgaccgcggcggcgggcgagcggcggggccTGGCGCGGGTGGAGGGCCCGCCGGCGCGGCACCGCCACGCGTACGCCGCGATGATGTACATGGGCACGCCGCGGGACTACGAGTTCTACGTCGCCGTGCGGGTCATGATGCGCTCCCTCACCCGGGTAcgcgccgacgccgaccgcGTCCTCATCGCCTCCTCCGACGTGCCCCGCGACTGGGTCCGCGCAAT GACAGAGGAGGATGGTATGAGGGTGGTGATAGTGGAGAACCTCAGGAATCCTTATGAGAGCAACCTAGGAGGGATCAACAGGAGGTTCAAGCTGACACTGAACAAGCTTTACGCATGGACTCTGGTCGACTATGAGCGTGTCGTCATGATTGATTCCGACAACATCTTCCTCCAGAACACAGATGAGCTATTCCAATGTGGGCAGTTCTGCGCTGTTTTCATCAACCCATGCTACTTCCACACTGGCCTTTTTGTGCTCCAG CCTTCTATGGATGTGTTCAAGGGCATGCTTCATGACCTTGAGGTAGGCCGTGAAAACTCTGATGGTGCCGACCAAGGCTTTCTGGTTGGATGCTACCCAGACTTGCTCGACAAACCAATGTTTCACCCTCCTGAGAACGGCACAAAGCTCAACGGGACCTATCGCCTTCCTCTCGGCTATCAAATGGATGCATCTTACTACT ATCTCAAGCTGCATTGGCATGTCCCGTGTGGGCCAAACAGTGTGATCACATTCCCCAGCGCCCCTTGGTTCAAACCTTGGTACTGGTGGTCCTGGCCAATCTTGCCACTGGGCCTTTCCTGGCACAAGCAGCGCTGGGATGATCTTGG GTATGCTGCTGAAATGCCAGTGATTCTGATGGAGGTTTTAATGTACATAGTGATCATAGCAGTCACTAGATTGGCAAGGCCAGGGATGACAAAACTGTGCTATAACCGGCGGCCTGAGAAGCAAAATGCCCTGGTGCAGTGGCTGATCAAGATGGCTGTGATTGTGGCTATGGTGGCTGCATATTCCATTCCTTTCTTTGTGATCCCACGCACAGTTCACCCGATCATGGGCTGGTCCATCTACCTATTTGGCGCACTCGCCCTTTCAGTGGTCGTGATCAATGCTTTTCTGCTGCCGCCACTTGACGTTCTTACGACCTGGCTCGCGATTGTTGGCATGCTCTTCGTTATGGCATTCCCATGGTATCACGATGGTATTGTGAGGGTTCTGGCAATCTTTGGGTACGCGTTCTGCTCTGCGCCATTCTTGTGGGCATCCCTGGTGAGGATGATGGACTCAGTGCAGACGATGCTCGAGAGGGATCCATTATTCCCCCGGCTTGGTGAACCAGCACAGGAGATTGAATTCAGCAAGCTTTACTGA
- the LOC101762158 gene encoding zinc finger protein ZAT4, with amino-acid sequence MDRHTCKLCFRRFHNGRALGGHMRSHVMAAAVTAAYSPPPPLPRPQSPPLSLASTSSTEMDDKPAQHKPVASCGLRDGAKKRSRIGAPEFSGGWAAGGDSSVVQDGESDTESPPRFAVSRRRSKRSRRRAQPPESTPDPEQPASSVSDATTEEDVAMSLVMLSRDSWTRSRSGPKHHRAQASSEAEQNDDDDADEAEHGHDVARPRGRHQCGACRKVFRSYQALGGHRASVKKGKGGCVPVPLPLPPPTPPTAPPSKARRVETSPVIHQCPFCFRVFESGQALGGHKRTHMPYAGAPAPSTPAKCGDSSGSIDLNVPAAVDDDFELSAVYDAEFGSSTRQ; translated from the coding sequence ATGGACAGGCACACCTGCAAGCTCTGCTTCCGGAGGTTCCACAATGGCCGCGCGCTGGGCGGCCACATGCGCTCCCATGTCATGGCTGCCGCGGTGACGGCAGCgtactcgccgccgccgccactgccgcggCCGCAGTCGCCGCCGCTCTCCCTGGCGTCCACCTCGTCGACCGAGATGGACGACAAGCCGGCGCAGCACAAGCCGGTGGCGTCGTGCGGTTTACGCGACGGCGCCAAGAAAAGGTCCAGGATCGGCGCCCCTGAATTCTCCGGCGgttgggcggccggcggcgattCGTCGGTCGTGCAGGACGGCGAGAGCGACACGGAGTCACCCCCGCGGTTCGCCGTGAGCCGCCGCCGGTCGAAGCGGTCGCGCCGTCGCGCGCAGCCACCGGAGTCCACGCCGGATCCCGAGCAACCGGCGAGCAGCGTCTCCGACGCGACGACCGAGGAGGACGTGGCCATGTCGCTCGTGATGCTGTCCCGGGATTCGTGGACGCGGTCCAGATCCGGGCCCAAGCACCACCGGGCCCAGGCGAGCTCGGAAGCCGAGcagaacgacgacgacgacgcggacgAGGCCGAGCACGGCCacgacgtcgcgcgcccgcgcGGCAGGCACCAGTGCGGCGCGTGCAGGAAGGTGTTCCGTTCGTACCAGGCGCTGGGCGGCCACCGCGCCAGCGTCAAGAAAGGCAAGGGCGGGTGCGTGCCGgtgccgttgccgttgccgccgccaacgcctcccaccgcgccgccgtccaAGGCTCGGCGCGTCGAGACCTCCCCGGTGATCCACCAGTGCCCGTTCTGCTTCCGCGTGTTCGAGTCCGGGCAGGCCCTGGGGGGCCACAAGCGCACGCACATGCCGTACGCCGGCGCGCCGGCCCCTTCGACGCCAGCGAAATGCGGCGACAGCTCGGGGTCCATCGATCTCAACGTGCCGGCCGCGGTGGACGACGACTTCGAGCTCTCCGCCGTGTACGACGCAGAGTTCGGCAGCAGCACCAGACAATGA
- the LOC101762562 gene encoding uncharacterized protein LOC101762562 → MTTAVAMELAPLLRAGTGAAAAASSSSCSQRIPLPRRRAVGAIRASPASGRSEGAGELPAPLLPNARRRGRDPLWHGGGFSLGVDLGDARTGLAVGRGITLPRPLTVLKLRGQKLEVTLLDVARQQEADELIIGLPVSADGRETPQSNKVRSVVGRLAVQAAERGLRVYLQDEHGTSIDALDYMISRGVKKSARYVKSDAYAAVMILARYFKSSGQGAQIVLPRQQELQDNLIAHSRRDAEI, encoded by the exons ATGACAACGGCGGTGGCCATGGAGCTGGCGCCGCTCCTGCGGGCCggcaccggcgcggcggcggccgcatcctcctcctcctgctcgcaGCGAATCCCGCTCCCGCGTCGAAGAGCTGTCGGTGCTATCAGGGCGTCTCCGGCGTCCGGTCGGTccgagggcgccggcgagctccccgCTCCGCTCCTGCCgaacgcgcggcggcgggggcgcgacCCCCTCTGGCACGGAGGCGGGTTCAGCCTCGGTGTGGACCTCGGTGATGCTCGCACCGGCCTCGCCGTCGGGAGGGGTATCACCCTCCCTCGCCCCCTCACT GTTCTGAAGCTGCGCGGGCAGAAGCTGGAGGTGACGCTGCTCGACGTGGCTCGGCAGCAG GAGGCCGACGAGCTCATCATCGGGCTTCCCGTGTCGGCCGATGGGAGGGAGACGCCGCAGTCCAACAAGGTGCGGAGCGTTGTCGGGAGGCTCGCCGTCCAAGCGGCCGAGAG GGGCTTGAGGGTATATCTGCAGGACGAACATGGAACTTCGATTGATGCTCTTGATTACATGATCTCCAG GGGTGTCAAAAAGTCTGCACGCTATGTCAAATCTGATGCGTATGCTGCTGTG ATGATATTGGCGAGATATTTCAAGTCATCAGGTCAAGGGGCTCAGATTGTTCTTCCCAGGCAACAAGAATTACAGGACAATTTAATAGCTCACTCTAGGCGGGATGCTGAAATTTAG